One region of Kwoniella pini CBS 10737 chromosome 6, complete sequence genomic DNA includes:
- a CDS encoding 40S ribosomal protein S17-A, translating into MGRVRTKTVKRASRVLIEKYYPRLTLDFHTNKRLLDEVASVPSKRLRNKVAGFTTHLMKRIQKGPVRGISFKLQEEERERKDQYVPDVSALAANADAPLEVDNETKDLLKSLGFDDLNVNVISVTANAPRERKTRFVPGAGRA; encoded by the exons ATG GGTCGAGTTAGAACTAAGACTGTCAAGCGAGCTTCTAGAGTTCTCATCGAGAAATACTACCCTCGACTCACCCTCGATTTCCA CACCAACAAAAGACTTCTCGATGAAGTAGCTTCAGTTCCCTCAAAGAGACTCCGAAACAAGGTTGCTGGTT TCACCACCcacttgatgaagagaatCCAAAAAGGTCCTGTTAGAGGTATTTCCTTCAAATTgcaagaggaagagagaGAGCGAAAGGATCA aTACGTACCAGACGTTTCTGCTCTTGCTGCTAACGCCGATGCTCCTCTTGAAGTTGACAATGAAACCAAGGATCTCCTTAAATCATTAGGTTTCGATGATCTTAACGTTAACGTCATCTCTGTAACTGCCAACGCaccaagagaaagaaaaaccCGATTCGTACCAGGTGCCGGTCGAGcttaa
- a CDS encoding centromere/microtubule-binding protein cbf5: MASLTDGQVTTLQQSEDYAIKSEAVTPKLDTSQWPLLLKNYDKLLVRSSHFTPIPTGVSPLKRDLQTYVKSGVINLDKPSNPSSHEVVAWLKRILRVEKTGHSGTLDPKVTGCLIVCIDRATRLVKSQQGAGKEYVCVVRFHDKVVNGEKAVSRALETLTGALFQRPPLISAVKRQLRVRTIYESKLIEYDEKRNMGVFWVSCEAGTYIRTLCVHLGLLLGVGAHMQELRRVRSGITGENDDIVSMHDVLDAQWLFDNTRDESYLRRVIRPLESLLTNFKRIVVKDSAVNAVCYGAKLMIPGLLRYESDIEVNEEVVLMTTKGEAIAIGISMMSTVDLASCDHGVVAKVKRCIMNRDLYPRRWGLGPKAQEKKKMIKKGELDKYGKSIEGVTPQNWKKDYIDYNATNEENVPSTLPTQPQTQATITPIVETEDKKRKRDGESEIAATPSKGDGDKEKKKKKVKTEDGAEREETAEERAARKAAKKEKKEKKAAA, translated from the exons ATGGCCTCTTTAACTGATGGTCAAGTTACGACTTTGCAACAATCGGAAGATTACGCTATTAAAAGTGAAGCTGTTACTCCTAAACTCG ACACTTCGCAATGGCCTTtgttattgaaaaattacGATAAACTACTTGTTCGATCATCTCATTTCACTCCTATCCCTACTGGTGTTTCCCCACTTAAAAGAGATTTACAAACATACGTTAAATCAGGTGTAATTAATCTTGATAAACCTTCAAACCCATCTTCTCATGAAGTCGTAGCATGGTTGAAAAGAATATTAAGAGTTGAAAAAACAGGACATTCAGGAACTTTAGATCCAAAAGTTACAGGATGTTTAATTGTTTGTATAGATAGAGCAACACGTTTAGTAAAATCACAACAAGGTGCTGGAAAAGAATATGTTTGTGTAGTTAGATTTCATGATAAAGTAGTTAATGGTGAAAAAGCTGTTTCAAGAGCTCTTGAAACTTTAACTGGTGCTTTATTTCAAAGACCTCCATTAATTTCAGCTGTTAAAAGACAATTAAGAGTTAGAACAATTTATGAAagtaaattaattgaatatgatgaaaaaagaaatatgGGTGTGTTTTGGGTATCTTGTGAAGCTGGTACTTATATTAGAACTTTATGTGTACATTTAGGTTTATTACTTGGAGTTGGAGCTCATATGCAAGAATTAAGAAGAGTTAGATCAGGTATTACaggtgaaaatgatgatatcgtTTCAATGCATGATGTTTTGGACGCTCAATGGTTATTCGATAACACACGAGATG AATCATACCTTAGAAGAGTTATTAGACCATTGGAATCATTGTTaaccaatttcaaaagaatcGTAGTTAAAGATTCAGCAGTAAACGCAGTTTGTTATGGAGCGAAACTTATGATTCCTGGTTTATTGAGATATGAATCAGATATAGAAGttaatgaagaagtagtTTTAATGACAACAAAAGGAGAAGCAATAGcaattggaatttcaatGATGTCAACAGTTGATTTAGCTTCATGTGATCATGGTGTAGTTGCAAAAGTTAAAAGATGTATAATGAACAGAGATTTATATCCAAGAAGATGGGGTTTAGGTCCAAAAGctcaagaaaagaaaaaaatgattaaaaaaggtgaattagataaatatggtaaatcaattgaaggtgtaaCTCCAcaaaattggaaaaaagattatattGATTATAATGCTActaatgaagaaaatgttCCATCTACTTTACCTACTCAACCTCAAACTCAAGCTACTATTACACCGATAGTTGAAACAGAAGataaaaagagaaaaagagatggtgaaagtgaaattgctgctacaccttcaaaaggtgatggagataaagaaaag aaaaagaaaaaggtcaaGACTGAAGATGGCGCTGAAAGAGAGGAGACTGCCGAAGAAAGAGCAGCTAGAAAAGCAGCtaaaaaggagaagaaagagaagaaagctgCTGCATAG